In Allocoprobacillus halotolerans, a genomic segment contains:
- a CDS encoding RNA polymerase sigma factor produces MERIMGLSFDEIVEKYSDMITRIAILNLKNSQDAKDCFQNTFIKLYMSNKKFSSEEHLKAWLIRVCINECKNYRRLWNRNVVQIDDVVAPEHHDELFIILEIMKLSKHQRNTLYLYYYEGYKIFEIAQMLNMKENTVKSYLKRGRDTLKERIGEFYE; encoded by the coding sequence ATGGAAAGGATAATGGGGTTATCTTTTGACGAGATTGTAGAAAAGTATAGTGATATGATTACAAGAATTGCAATCTTAAATTTAAAAAATTCTCAGGACGCTAAAGATTGTTTTCAAAATACATTTATAAAGTTATATATGTCTAATAAAAAATTTTCTAGTGAGGAGCATTTAAAAGCTTGGTTAATCAGGGTATGTATCAATGAATGTAAAAATTATCGTCGTTTGTGGAATAGAAATGTAGTACAAATTGATGATGTTGTAGCACCTGAGCATCATGATGAACTTTTTATAATATTAGAAATAATGAAACTCTCAAAACACCAAAGAAATACTTTGTATCTTTATTATTATGAAGGTTATAAAATATTTGAAATTGCTCAAATGTTGAATATGAAAGAAAATACTGTTAAGTCATATTTAAAAAGAGGCAGGGATACTTTAAAAGAAAGGATTGGTGAGTTTTATGAATAA
- the rplM gene encoding 50S ribosomal protein L13, giving the protein MRQTTMAKEATIERKWYVVDAEGQTLGRLASEVASVLRGKHKPTFTPHVDTGDYVIVVNADKVVMTGKKLDTVKYYHHSGWLGGLKVKTARQFKESNPTGFVEAAVKGMLPHNTLGRKQGMKLFVYAGSEHPHAAQQPVELKIKG; this is encoded by the coding sequence ATGAGACAAACAACAATGGCTAAAGAAGCCACAATTGAACGTAAATGGTACGTTGTTGATGCTGAAGGACAAACTTTAGGACGTTTAGCATCAGAAGTAGCATCTGTATTAAGAGGAAAACATAAACCAACATTTACTCCACATGTAGATACTGGTGATTATGTAATCGTTGTTAATGCGGATAAAGTAGTAATGACTGGTAAAAAATTAGATACAGTTAAATACTATCATCATTCAGGTTGGTTAGGTGGTTTAAAAGTAAAAACTGCTCGCCAATTCAAAGAATCAAATCCTACAGGATTTGTAGAAGCAGCTGTTAAAGGTATGTTACCTCATAACACACTTGGAAGAAAACAAGGGATGAAATTATTTGTTTACGCTGGTAGTGAACATCCACACGCTGCACAACAACCAGTTGAATTAAAAATTAAGGGATAA
- the rpsI gene encoding 30S ribosomal protein S9, which produces MANVQYRGTGRRKSSVARVILTPGAGKIVINGREAKDYLPSDVLLMIVNQPLELTGTTGKFDVTVNVKGGGYSGQAGAIRHGISRALLEAGEDYRPALKAAGFLTRDARVKERKKYGLKAARRAPQFSKR; this is translated from the coding sequence ATGGCTAATGTACAATACAGAGGAACTGGACGTAGAAAGTCTTCAGTAGCACGTGTTATTTTAACACCAGGTGCAGGTAAAATTGTCATCAATGGTAGAGAAGCAAAAGATTATTTACCATCAGATGTATTATTAATGATCGTCAACCAACCACTTGAATTAACTGGTACAACTGGTAAGTTTGATGTGACTGTTAATGTTAAAGGTGGAGGTTACAGTGGACAAGCTGGAGCTATCCGTCATGGTATTTCAAGAGCTTTATTAGAAGCTGGAGAAGATTATAGACCAGCATTAAAAGCAGCTGGATTCTTAACTCGTGATGCAAGAGTTAAAGAACGTAAAAAATACGGACTTAAAGCAGCTCGTAGAGCACCACAATTCTCTAAGAGATAG
- a CDS encoding class I SAM-dependent methyltransferase: MNKIHIEKNSVQETLIVPLFGRKMCAEKFPELYTDTSAKAFCEKLDYDFSELEKKQDTFFYEFGALEAAMRQLDMMWEIKNYLKKHPNATVVNLGCGLDQTGLTCDNGTCHIVNIDFPDIIKIRNLWMPVHEREENIAADIRNDSWMDQIDGNKGIILFASGVFHYFKTEEVKALVLRLSQHYPTGCLIFDTVGKAGLRLMMSKILKNMEIQDVKGYFCVSDPLKELNWSDTINVSSKGYMLGYYDMKSPSIHPSHRLLARLGDRMMKMSIIKMEF; this comes from the coding sequence ATGAATAAAATACATATTGAAAAGAATTCGGTTCAGGAAACTCTGATCGTACCTCTGTTTGGAAGAAAAATGTGTGCTGAGAAATTTCCTGAATTATATACCGATACATCTGCAAAAGCATTCTGTGAAAAGCTGGATTATGATTTTAGCGAGCTGGAAAAGAAGCAGGATACCTTTTTCTACGAGTTTGGTGCATTGGAAGCAGCTATGCGACAGCTGGATATGATGTGGGAAATAAAGAATTATCTCAAAAAGCACCCTAATGCAACCGTCGTAAACTTAGGCTGTGGATTGGATCAGACCGGACTTACATGTGATAACGGTACATGCCATATTGTCAACATTGATTTTCCTGACATTATTAAGATTCGTAATCTTTGGATGCCAGTACATGAAAGAGAAGAGAATATCGCGGCAGATATAAGAAATGATTCATGGATGGATCAGATAGATGGAAACAAGGGAATCATTCTGTTTGCTTCAGGTGTCTTCCATTATTTTAAAACGGAGGAAGTCAAAGCACTGGTTTTAAGACTCTCACAGCATTATCCAACCGGTTGTCTGATTTTTGATACAGTAGGAAAAGCAGGGCTCAGGCTCATGATGAGCAAAATTCTTAAAAACATGGAAATACAGGATGTGAAAGGCTATTTCTGTGTCTCTGATCCACTTAAAGAATTAAACTGGTCGGATACAATCAACGTGAGCTCAAAAGGATATATGCTGGGCTATTATGACATGAAAAGTCCCAGCATCCATCCATCTCATCGTCTGCTTGCAAGACTGGGAGATAGAATGATGAAGATGTCAATTATAAAGATGGAGTTTTAA
- a CDS encoding ABC transporter ATP-binding protein: protein MNIAFGVGSSIMLLAFILYKQSMLDVPYLIGMILFVFDLYAPTKALFSESSRFTVMSSCLDRIEDVFRENELNDNGKEEFPVSSEYEIEMKDVSFAYGKKEVLHHVNFHLKEGEMLALAGPSGSGKSTIASLLTRFWDVLQGEVCIHGRNVKDVQLASLMNQISMVSQRVYLFQDTIYNNIAMAKPDAIKEEVIEAAKKARCYDFIMELENGFDTLIGEGGASLSGGEKQRISIARCILKDSPIIILDEATANVDADNESYIQEAIMELCKGKTLIVIALRLHTIEKANQILVID from the coding sequence TTGAATATTGCCTTTGGAGTTGGATCCAGTATCATGCTGCTGGCTTTCATACTCTATAAACAGTCCATGTTAGACGTTCCTTATCTGATTGGCATGATACTCTTCGTATTTGATCTTTACGCTCCTACAAAAGCACTTTTCAGTGAAAGTTCTCGTTTTACGGTAATGAGCAGCTGTCTGGATCGCATCGAAGATGTTTTCCGTGAAAACGAACTGAATGATAACGGAAAAGAGGAGTTTCCTGTTTCTTCTGAATATGAAATTGAAATGAAAGATGTCAGCTTTGCCTATGGAAAGAAGGAAGTGCTGCATCATGTAAACTTTCATCTAAAAGAAGGTGAAATGCTGGCCTTGGCAGGGCCAAGCGGTTCTGGAAAAAGCACTATTGCTTCCCTTCTGACACGATTCTGGGATGTTTTGCAAGGGGAAGTCTGCATTCATGGCAGAAATGTCAAGGATGTTCAGCTGGCAAGCTTGATGAATCAGATCTCCATGGTATCCCAGAGAGTGTATCTTTTTCAAGATACCATTTACAATAATATCGCCATGGCAAAACCTGATGCGATAAAAGAAGAGGTGATTGAAGCAGCTAAAAAAGCTCGCTGCTATGATTTTATCATGGAACTGGAAAATGGCTTTGATACCCTTATTGGAGAAGGTGGAGCCAGTCTATCAGGCGGTGAAAAGCAGCGCATATCCATAGCCCGCTGTATTCTAAAAGATTCGCCAATTATCATTCTGGATGAAGCAACCGCTAATGTTGATGCTGATAATGAAAGCTACATTCAGGAAGCCATCATGGAACTATGCAAGGGAAAAACACTGATTGTAATTGCTCTCCGATTGCATACTATTGAAAAAGCCAATCAAATACTTGTCATTGATTAG
- the yqeK gene encoding bis(5'-nucleosyl)-tetraphosphatase (symmetrical) YqeK, with protein sequence MSYTIYQSACDLQEHVCQILKENHCLHTLEHVLKVANQAKLMAIQWHSDVEKCYQAALLHDISAIMPRNEMYDFALQQGWQIDQACQKYPFLLHQRISAWMASQYFGIDDEEVLSAISCRTTLKREAGDIDMIVFLADKIAWDQSGIPPYLELIETALPVSLEKACWIFLDDQLKNHRILYPHQWLLEAYQDLKMKLERKGIMKKYKAIIYDIDGTVLNTLNMNMYPLMKIIKEELNEDWSFEDVLKFAAYPGMKVMEELGIQDKEKTYARWVQYVNAYEEGASLYEGFETVFPAFQKAGIIQAVVSAKTKAQYQIDMVDKGLDQYMEVAILAEDTTKHKPDPEPLLECIKRLQVDLTDVIYIGDAKSDALASLNAHINFGYAKWGNVLKEDLEGATFIFEKPLDLLGLIDATTE encoded by the coding sequence ATGAGTTATACAATTTATCAATCAGCTTGTGATTTGCAAGAACATGTTTGTCAAATTCTAAAAGAAAATCATTGTTTGCATACGTTAGAACATGTTTTAAAAGTTGCCAATCAAGCTAAATTAATGGCTATCCAATGGCATAGTGATGTCGAAAAATGTTATCAGGCTGCTTTATTGCATGATATAAGTGCTATTATGCCTAGAAATGAAATGTATGATTTTGCATTGCAACAAGGCTGGCAAATTGATCAAGCATGTCAAAAATATCCTTTTTTATTACATCAAAGAATTTCAGCATGGATGGCGAGTCAATATTTTGGTATTGATGATGAAGAAGTTTTATCAGCTATTTCTTGTCGTACCACATTAAAAAGAGAAGCCGGCGATATAGATATGATTGTGTTTCTAGCTGATAAAATAGCGTGGGATCAATCAGGAATTCCACCTTATTTAGAACTAATTGAAACAGCTTTGCCGGTATCTTTAGAAAAAGCCTGTTGGATCTTTTTAGATGACCAGTTAAAGAATCATCGTATTTTATATCCTCATCAGTGGTTATTAGAGGCTTATCAAGATTTAAAAATGAAATTGGAAAGGAAAGGTATTATGAAAAAATATAAAGCGATTATTTATGATATTGATGGAACAGTGTTAAATACGTTAAATATGAATATGTATCCATTAATGAAGATTATTAAAGAAGAATTGAATGAAGATTGGAGTTTTGAAGATGTTTTGAAATTTGCAGCTTATCCAGGTATGAAAGTGATGGAAGAATTAGGCATTCAAGATAAAGAAAAAACTTATGCTAGATGGGTGCAATATGTGAATGCATATGAAGAAGGGGCATCACTTTATGAAGGTTTTGAAACAGTTTTTCCAGCTTTTCAAAAAGCTGGCATTATTCAAGCTGTTGTGTCGGCTAAAACCAAAGCCCAATATCAAATTGATATGGTTGATAAAGGATTGGATCAATATATGGAAGTTGCTATTTTAGCAGAAGATACGACTAAACATAAACCGGATCCTGAACCATTATTAGAATGTATCAAAAGATTACAAGTTGATTTGACTGATGTGATTTATATTGGTGATGCAAAATCTGATGCTTTAGCATCCCTGAATGCTCATATTAATTTTGGTTATGCCAAATGGGGCAATGTTTTAAAAGAAGATTTAGAAGGAGCAACATTTATTTTTGAAAAACCATTGGATTTATTGGGATTAATTGATGCAACAACAGAATAA
- a CDS encoding MATE family efflux transporter, protein MQQQNNFAIGSVSQHILHIAGPMIVAKLINVLYNVVDRIYIGRLPEVATLAMSGLGLCLPLISIIIAFANLFGMGGSPLCSIARGSGDNDLAEEIMGNAFSLLVLFSLLIMVIGFLFKEPLLWTFGASQNTIGYANDYMTIYLFGTPFVLIGLGMNSFINSQGFAKIGMMTVLLGAITNIILDPVFIFGFSMGVKGAALATVISQCVSALWTLQFLTGRRTILRLKKEKLWLKIKHVQKIFALGMAGFMVGVTNSIVAVVCNATLQTYGGDFYIAIMTIINSIREVISLPGQGLANASQPVLGYNYGAKQYQRVLKAIRFTTITCFFTSFLLWLSITLFPQFYIQIFSHNTDILADGIQAIHLYFFGFFMMAFQMSGQAVAVGLGKSKQAVFFSVFRKVMIVVPLTLILPLYIGIDGVFIAEAISNFIGGGACYITMLLTIGKDLKKKSQSVDN, encoded by the coding sequence ATGCAACAACAGAATAATTTTGCGATTGGAAGTGTGTCACAGCATATTTTACATATTGCTGGACCAATGATTGTTGCTAAATTGATTAATGTTTTATATAACGTTGTTGATCGTATTTATATTGGGAGATTGCCAGAAGTTGCTACGCTTGCCATGAGTGGTTTAGGGTTATGTTTACCATTGATTTCTATTATTATTGCCTTTGCGAATCTTTTTGGCATGGGTGGTTCACCTTTGTGTTCGATTGCTAGAGGAAGTGGAGATAATGATTTGGCTGAGGAAATTATGGGTAATGCTTTTTCATTATTAGTTCTTTTTTCATTGTTGATTATGGTTATTGGTTTTCTCTTTAAAGAACCTTTATTATGGACTTTTGGAGCAAGTCAGAATACAATCGGTTACGCTAATGATTATATGACTATTTATTTGTTTGGAACACCTTTTGTTTTAATTGGATTAGGGATGAATAGTTTTATTAATTCTCAGGGATTTGCAAAAATAGGGATGATGACTGTTTTACTTGGAGCTATTACCAATATCATTCTTGATCCTGTGTTTATCTTTGGATTTTCAATGGGTGTCAAAGGAGCTGCTCTTGCAACAGTTATTTCTCAATGTGTATCTGCTCTATGGACTTTACAGTTTTTAACAGGAAGACGTACAATTTTACGTTTAAAGAAAGAAAAACTTTGGTTGAAAATCAAACATGTTCAAAAAATATTTGCGTTGGGTATGGCTGGTTTTATGGTGGGTGTGACAAATTCAATTGTGGCAGTCGTTTGTAATGCAACTTTACAGACATATGGTGGTGATTTTTATATTGCAATTATGACAATCATTAATTCAATCAGAGAAGTCATATCTTTGCCTGGACAAGGTTTAGCCAATGCATCCCAGCCTGTTTTAGGTTATAATTATGGTGCTAAACAATATCAAAGAGTTTTAAAAGCTATTCGTTTTACAACCATTACATGCTTTTTCACAAGTTTTCTTTTATGGTTGAGTATTACTTTATTTCCTCAGTTTTATATTCAAATATTCAGCCATAATACAGATATTTTAGCTGATGGCATACAAGCTATTCATTTGTATTTCTTTGGTTTTTTTATGATGGCTTTTCAAATGAGTGGACAAGCTGTAGCTGTAGGATTAGGAAAATCTAAACAAGCTGTTTTCTTTTCTGTTTTTAGAAAAGTGATGATTGTTGTGCCATTGACTTTGATATTGCCTTTGTATATTGGCATTGATGGTGTATTTATAGCTGAAGCCATTAGTAATTTTATAGGTGGAGGTGCTTGTTATATCACAATGCTGTTGACAATTGGAAAAGATTTAAAGAAAAAGAGTCAATCTGTTGATAATTGA
- a CDS encoding N-acetylmuramoyl-L-alanine amidase produces MKKMMSFIILFALCTCLYKPVIHVSSSQLLSKRVIVLDPGHGGLDNGASVAGVNEDELNLKISFALKEELETRGATVYMTRTDDQDMTRRDYNYSKQDDMYLRALKVDEYQPDLFLSIHLNSSSSSAWGSQVFYYKKSEEGQRLASCIHDQMKTLTGTRKNISSSSFYILRATQSLGVLIECGFLSNANERGQLKNKAYHKKLASAISDGIEDYFHSFSAPF; encoded by the coding sequence ATGAAAAAAATGATGTCTTTTATTATTCTTTTTGCTTTGTGTACATGTTTATATAAACCAGTTATTCATGTTTCATCATCTCAGTTATTAAGCAAGAGAGTGATTGTTTTGGACCCTGGTCATGGTGGGCTTGATAATGGAGCGAGTGTGGCGGGAGTAAATGAGGATGAATTGAATTTAAAGATTAGCTTTGCTTTAAAAGAAGAATTAGAAACACGTGGAGCTACGGTATATATGACAAGAACTGATGATCAGGATATGACAAGAAGGGATTATAATTATTCTAAGCAGGATGATATGTATTTAAGAGCTTTGAAAGTTGATGAATATCAACCAGATTTGTTTTTAAGTATTCATTTAAATTCATCCTCGTCCAGTGCATGGGGTTCTCAGGTCTTTTACTATAAAAAAAGTGAGGAAGGACAAAGACTGGCAAGTTGTATTCATGACCAGATGAAAACTTTAACAGGAACAAGAAAGAATATTTCATCGAGTAGTTTTTATATTTTAAGAGCAACTCAATCATTAGGCGTTTTGATTGAATGTGGTTTTCTTTCTAATGCTAATGAAAGAGGACAATTAAAAAATAAGGCTTATCATAAAAAATTAGCATCTGCCATCAGTGATGGTATTGAAGATTATTTTCATTCATTTTCGGCTCCTTTTTAA
- a CDS encoding AAA family ATPase encodes MKQINTEINDFKELLDNDCYYVDKTMLIEDVLSDKVMWYTRPRCFDKNTQYEYVLLFFSYKESTK; translated from the coding sequence TTGAAACAAATCAATACAGAAATTAATGATTTTAAAGAATTATTAGATAATGATTGTTATTATGTAGATAAGACAATGCTTATTGAAGATGTATTAAGTGATAAGGTTATGTGGTATACCAGGCCAAGATGTTTTGATAAAAACACTCAATATGAGTATGTTTTATTATTTTTTTCCTACAAAGAAAGCACTAAATGA
- a CDS encoding type II toxin-antitoxin system RelE/ParE family toxin, with product MNKYKVKINPQAIRELDHIYKYIASEKLAPENAKRQPDRIKYAILSLDTFPQSHQERNERRYARKEYRQLLLITI from the coding sequence TTGAATAAATATAAAGTAAAGATTAACCCTCAAGCAATCCGTGAATTAGACCACATTTATAAATATATTGCAAGTGAAAAATTAGCTCCCGAAAATGCTAAAAGACAACCTGATAGAATTAAGTATGCCATTTTAAGCCTAGATACTTTTCCACAATCTCACCAAGAACGAAATGAGAGAAGATATGCCAGAAAAGAATACCGTCAATTACTATTGATAACTATATAG
- a CDS encoding prevent-host-death protein, whose amino-acid sequence MPIKDLRNTTEISNIAHNAQEPIFITNNGYSDLVIMSSELYDKYVKINRIDQAIFESGQEITNESEAVDAQLVFAELEKKHFE is encoded by the coding sequence ATGCCCATTAAAGATTTACGCAATACAACCGAGATTTCTAATATCGCACACAATGCACAGGAACCTATTTTTATTACAAATAATGGATATAGTGACTTGGTTATAATGAGCAGTGAATTGTATGATAAATATGTAAAAATAAATCGTATTGACCAAGCCATATTTGAATCTGGACAAGAAATTACCAACGAATCTGAAGCTGTTGACGCTCAGTTAGTTTTTGCAGAATTGGAGAAAAAACATTTTGAATAA